A genomic region of Armatimonadota bacterium contains the following coding sequences:
- a CDS encoding ABC transporter permease, with protein MDVLLVTFLRALAFGTPLLWAALGEIVAERSGVVNLGVEGMMLLGAFFAFATAQLTGFPALGLGVAALVGGAAALVHAVVCVRLRGNQYVSGLALGMVGVGIAGLLGRGWEGTPLRTPLPELSWLTLSGLVLSGVVWVFLYHSRWGIILRSVGESPAAADAQGVQVFLVRYLAVGFGGLTAGIAGGFLSVAYRPSWTEGMTAGMGWIAIAITVFSGWDPLRAVAGSLLFGALFHLSFRLQGFVAPELLKMAPYLGTILVLTVATARRGAWWQEVPEALGAPYVRGER; from the coding sequence ATGGACGTCCTCCTCGTGACCTTCCTGCGGGCCCTCGCCTTCGGCACCCCGCTTTTGTGGGCCGCCCTGGGCGAGATCGTGGCAGAGCGTAGTGGCGTGGTGAACCTTGGGGTGGAGGGGATGATGCTCCTCGGCGCCTTCTTTGCCTTCGCCACAGCCCAGCTCACCGGATTCCCCGCCCTGGGGCTGGGCGTGGCCGCACTCGTGGGAGGGGCAGCAGCCCTGGTGCACGCCGTGGTGTGCGTCCGGCTGCGGGGCAACCAGTACGTCTCGGGGCTTGCCCTGGGCATGGTAGGGGTAGGGATCGCGGGACTCCTAGGCCGGGGATGGGAGGGGACACCGCTCCGAACTCCTCTCCCGGAGCTCTCCTGGCTCACCCTCTCGGGGTTGGTGCTGAGCGGGGTCGTGTGGGTCTTCCTCTACCACAGCCGGTGGGGCATCATCCTCCGGTCCGTGGGGGAATCGCCGGCCGCCGCGGACGCCCAGGGGGTTCAGGTGTTCCTGGTTCGGTACCTGGCGGTAGGGTTCGGCGGGCTCACCGCAGGCATCGCGGGTGGGTTCCTCTCCGTAGCGTACCGGCCTAGCTGGACCGAGGGGATGACTGCGGGCATGGGGTGGATCGCCATCGCCATCACGGTCTTTTCGGGATGGGATCCCCTCCGGGCCGTGGCAGGCTCCCTGCTCTTCGGAGCCCTGTTCCACCTCAGCTTCCGGCTGCAGGGCTTCGTCGCTCCGGAGCTGCTGAAGATGGCACCGTACCTGGGAACCATCCTGGTCCTCACCGTAGCCACGGCCCGCAGGGGAGCTTGGTGGCAAGAGGTCCCGGAGGCCCTGGGAGCCCCCTATGTGCGGGGGGAACGCTGA
- a CDS encoding ABC transporter ATP-binding protein yields MRFSVPTPVTDLPTRPRAEEVPLVALRGIVKVFPGVVANDRVTLEVRAGEVHALLGENGAGKTTLVNILYGIYQPDAGEILVEGRPVRIRSPRDAIALGIGMVPQHPQLVRRHTVAENIALGLPGLPFLRPLRALETRIQQLGERYGLAVDPRARVAELSAGEQQRVEILRVLLRGARILVLDEPTTALTPQEAGVLFRVLRRMREEGCAVILITHRLEEVMEASDRVTVLRRGRVVGTLRTSEADARQLARLMVGQEVQSSSRRTPRPPGPEVLVLEEVWAPGDGGIPALRGVSLEVHSGEVFGLAGVAGNGQRECVEVCTGLRRRMRGRVQVLGQEVVHPDPRRLHEAGVAHVPEDRLRRGVVGSLSVAENLVLKRYRQPPFVRGPFLDRRAVEAFARRLMAAYAIDAPDPSTPARLLSGGNLQRLILARELTGEPRLIVASHPTSGLDVAATRQVRRILLERRDAGAGVFLVSEDLEEILELSDRVGVMFRGRVVGVLSAEEADPERLGLWMMGHGV; encoded by the coding sequence GTGCGCTTCTCCGTCCCCACCCCGGTTACGGATCTCCCGACGCGTCCCCGTGCGGAGGAAGTCCCGCTCGTCGCCCTGCGCGGCATCGTAAAGGTTTTCCCCGGGGTCGTGGCCAATGATCGCGTGACCCTGGAGGTGCGCGCGGGTGAGGTGCACGCGCTGCTGGGTGAGAACGGGGCGGGGAAGACAACCCTGGTGAACATCCTGTACGGAATCTACCAGCCCGACGCCGGGGAGATCCTCGTGGAGGGTCGGCCCGTGCGGATCCGCTCGCCCAGGGACGCCATCGCCCTCGGTATCGGCATGGTCCCCCAGCATCCGCAGCTGGTGCGCCGGCACACGGTGGCAGAGAACATCGCCCTGGGGCTGCCGGGCCTCCCTTTCCTCCGGCCCCTGCGGGCGCTGGAGACCCGCATCCAGCAGCTGGGGGAGCGGTACGGACTCGCGGTGGATCCCCGGGCCCGGGTGGCAGAGCTCTCCGCGGGGGAGCAGCAGCGGGTGGAGATCCTGCGGGTCCTGCTACGGGGTGCGAGGATCCTCGTGCTCGACGAGCCCACCACCGCCCTGACTCCGCAGGAGGCGGGGGTCCTGTTCCGGGTGCTGCGCCGCATGCGGGAGGAAGGGTGTGCGGTGATCCTCATCACCCACAGGTTAGAAGAGGTGATGGAGGCGAGCGACCGGGTGACGGTGCTGCGGCGGGGACGGGTGGTCGGGACGCTCCGCACCTCCGAGGCGGACGCGCGGCAGCTGGCTCGGCTGATGGTGGGGCAGGAGGTGCAGTCCAGCTCCCGCCGCACCCCGCGTCCCCCGGGGCCCGAGGTTCTAGTCCTGGAGGAGGTCTGGGCCCCGGGGGATGGAGGCATCCCTGCCTTGCGGGGAGTTTCCCTGGAGGTGCACTCAGGCGAGGTGTTCGGACTCGCCGGGGTCGCGGGGAACGGGCAGCGGGAGTGCGTGGAGGTGTGCACGGGGCTGCGGAGAAGGATGCGCGGGAGGGTGCAGGTGCTGGGTCAAGAAGTGGTTCACCCGGATCCGCGGAGGCTCCACGAGGCCGGGGTGGCACACGTACCGGAGGACCGGTTGCGCCGGGGAGTGGTGGGCAGCCTCTCCGTGGCGGAGAACCTGGTGCTAAAGCGGTACAGACAGCCGCCTTTCGTCCGGGGGCCGTTTCTGGACCGGCGCGCGGTGGAAGCCTTTGCCCGCCGCCTCATGGCCGCCTACGCCATCGACGCCCCGGACCCCTCCACGCCCGCCCGACTCCTCTCCGGAGGCAATCTCCAGAGGCTCATCCTGGCCCGGGAGCTCACGGGAGAGCCCCGGCTCATCGTGGCCTCCCACCCCACGAGCGGCCTAGACGTGGCCGCCACCCGACAGGTGCGGCGCATCCTTCTGGAGCGGCGGGATGCCGGGGCCGGGGTGTTCCTCGTATCCGAGGACCTCGAGGAGATCCTGGAACTCTCCGACCGCGTCGGGGTGATGTTCCGGGGGCGGGTGGTCGGGGTCCTGTCCGCGGAAGAGGCGGACCCGGAGCGACTGGGGCTGTGGATGATGGGACACGGGGTATGA
- a CDS encoding alpha/beta hydrolase yields MFAEVRGCRWYCEDAGDGLPVLLLHGFPLSSEIWSPLRDALVARYRMVTPDLRGFGRSDKPEGSYTMESLAEDVLELADALGLDRFVLGGHSMGGYIAFRIAARAPGRLLGLVLVCTRAEADTEEGKARRRQAIQTIRTEGPRPFLETFLPNLLGATTKASRPELLKRLHEIAASVPAHVLVGCLEGMMERPSSHELLPSLRMPVLVVAGEEDAVTPPESARTMAEGFPRAQLTFLPRCGHTPSLEAPEALAQALSQFLEGLEG; encoded by the coding sequence ATGTTCGCGGAGGTGCGGGGCTGCCGCTGGTACTGCGAGGATGCGGGGGATGGCCTTCCCGTGCTTCTCCTCCATGGATTCCCCCTTTCCTCGGAGATCTGGTCTCCCCTACGGGATGCCCTCGTCGCCCGGTATCGGATGGTGACACCGGACCTACGCGGGTTCGGACGGTCGGACAAACCGGAAGGCTCCTACACCATGGAGTCCCTCGCGGAGGACGTCCTGGAACTCGCGGATGCGCTCGGGCTGGACCGGTTCGTGCTGGGAGGGCACTCCATGGGGGGCTATATCGCGTTCCGCATAGCCGCGCGCGCGCCCGGGCGCTTGCTCGGGTTGGTGCTCGTGTGCACGCGGGCGGAGGCGGATACCGAAGAGGGGAAAGCTCGGCGACGCCAGGCAATCCAGACCATCCGCACAGAAGGACCCCGCCCGTTCCTTGAGACCTTCCTGCCCAATCTCCTGGGGGCCACCACGAAGGCCTCTCGCCCGGAGCTCCTGAAGCGCCTCCACGAGATCGCCGCCTCGGTCCCGGCCCACGTGCTGGTGGGGTGCTTGGAGGGGATGATGGAGCGACCCAGTAGCCACGAACTACTCCCCAGCCTTAGGATGCCGGTCCTGGTGGTGGCGGGGGAGGAGGACGCGGTCACGCCTCCGGAGAGCGCCCGAACAATGGCAGAGGGATTCCCTCGGGCTCAGCTGACCTTCCTTCCCCGCTGCGGCCACACCCCGAGTCTGGAGGCTCCGGAAGCCCTCGCGCAGGCCCTCTCGCAGTTCCTCGAAGGGCTTGAGGGCTGA
- a CDS encoding ABC transporter permease encodes MRRIGPFLVTPNPSPSWGWSTIVSLLAIAGALVAAGGVFWAYGVAPLVAYRTMAEGTFLDPRALPEVVRRAIPLLLVGSGLVLAFRAQFWNIGAEGQILSGAVAATGVALFSPLPPALLIPGMFVAGFALGALWAAVPALLRLRWGAHEVLTTLLLNYVAAYGVEWLVHGPWKGSSMMGFAYTDLFPEAAWLPLLGTTRMHWPTLALGLGWAIFGSVLLSRTVLGFEIRVQGENPEAARYAGIPATRTVLAVALLSGGAAGLAGVGEVAGIHHRLLSPGQISMGYGYAGILVAWLARGNPLGAIPSAFLLGLVFTSGDVMQVALQMPFRVTDVFNGLLLLFLVGSTPLLQMRIRRVSGAGGEAWTSSS; translated from the coding sequence ATGAGGCGCATCGGCCCCTTCCTCGTGACGCCAAATCCTTCTCCCTCCTGGGGCTGGAGCACCATCGTCTCGCTCCTCGCCATCGCCGGGGCCCTCGTTGCCGCGGGCGGGGTATTCTGGGCCTATGGGGTAGCGCCCCTTGTGGCCTACCGGACCATGGCGGAGGGGACGTTCCTGGATCCCCGGGCTCTCCCAGAGGTGGTCCGGCGGGCGATTCCCCTCCTGCTGGTGGGCTCAGGGCTCGTATTGGCCTTTCGGGCTCAGTTCTGGAACATCGGCGCGGAGGGGCAGATATTGAGCGGGGCCGTGGCGGCTACGGGGGTTGCCCTGTTCTCTCCCCTTCCTCCCGCCCTCCTGATCCCGGGGATGTTCGTGGCCGGGTTTGCCCTCGGGGCCCTGTGGGCTGCGGTACCCGCACTCCTGCGGTTGCGATGGGGTGCCCACGAGGTGCTCACCACGCTCCTGCTGAACTACGTGGCCGCCTACGGAGTGGAGTGGCTGGTGCACGGCCCGTGGAAGGGGTCGAGCATGATGGGCTTCGCGTACACGGACCTCTTCCCGGAGGCCGCTTGGCTCCCCCTTTTGGGCACCACACGGATGCATTGGCCCACCCTGGCCCTCGGTCTGGGGTGGGCGATCTTCGGCAGCGTGCTGCTATCCAGGACGGTCCTGGGGTTCGAGATCCGGGTCCAGGGTGAGAACCCGGAAGCGGCCCGGTACGCGGGGATTCCCGCGACCCGCACCGTCTTGGCCGTCGCCCTGCTCTCCGGCGGCGCCGCAGGACTCGCGGGGGTGGGAGAGGTGGCAGGGATCCACCACCGGCTGCTGAGCCCAGGACAGATCTCCATGGGCTACGGGTATGCAGGGATCCTGGTGGCGTGGTTGGCCCGTGGGAACCCGCTCGGGGCCATCCCGAGCGCGTTCCTGCTGGGTCTGGTCTTCACGAGCGGGGACGTGATGCAGGTGGCTCTCCAGATGCCCTTCCGGGTCACGGACGTCTTCAACGGACTCCTCCTCCTTTTCCTCGTCGGGAGCACGCCGCTGCTGCAGATGCGGATCCGGCGGGTGTCTGGAGCTGGGGGAGAGGCATGGACGTCCTCCTCGTGA
- a CDS encoding FAD-dependent oxidoreductase has protein sequence MLLLLLGLLLTARLEAAPARTLSVDVLVIGGTPAGIAAAVAAARTGRRTHLVEALPKLGGVITWAWLTTFDMNLTPAGTHLTRGLFLEYYRQLGLSFDLHEAVDKLTWAVWREPLVGSTTSAPLRRLLREGDRITGAELEDRDWQRTLLVRAKQIVDATDDADVAAAAGVPYVLGRPGPDGKPWMQPATLIFRLRGVDWRRLVADILRRRAAGADPARWGVNGKAAWGYQEVAQRYRSTQPEVGVLGLNLALQNDGSVLVNALQVYFVNGLNPESTALGMERAQRELPHVVRHLRERVPGFEQAELAGWAPMLYIRETRHIMGLYTLTVDDILSGRRFEDRVALASYPIDIHPYVPGWTNPYPTVRIVYSIPLRSLIPQEVRNLLVASRSFSATSEAAGSARVIPTTMAMGQAAGVVAAFCARIGCTPAEVVRRPELLREVQALLRSQGAYLGE, from the coding sequence ATGCTGCTTCTCCTCTTGGGGCTGCTCCTCACCGCCCGGCTGGAGGCTGCCCCCGCCCGTACGCTATCCGTGGACGTCCTGGTCATCGGGGGAACCCCCGCAGGGATTGCCGCGGCGGTGGCCGCAGCCCGCACGGGCCGTCGGACGCACCTGGTGGAGGCGTTGCCCAAGCTGGGCGGGGTCATCACCTGGGCATGGCTTACCACCTTCGACATGAACCTCACCCCCGCAGGCACCCACCTCACCCGTGGCCTCTTTCTGGAGTACTACCGGCAGCTGGGGCTGAGCTTCGACCTGCACGAGGCGGTCGACAAGCTCACCTGGGCTGTGTGGCGGGAGCCCTTGGTAGGCTCGACGACGAGTGCGCCGCTCCGACGGCTCCTGCGGGAAGGAGATCGGATCACAGGCGCGGAGCTCGAGGATCGGGACTGGCAGCGCACCCTCCTGGTGCGGGCAAAGCAGATAGTGGATGCCACCGATGACGCGGACGTCGCCGCGGCCGCGGGCGTCCCTTACGTGCTGGGTCGGCCCGGCCCTGATGGGAAACCGTGGATGCAGCCCGCCACCCTCATCTTCCGGTTACGGGGGGTGGACTGGAGACGGCTGGTGGCGGACATCCTCCGGCGCAGGGCCGCGGGGGCAGATCCCGCCCGGTGGGGCGTGAACGGGAAGGCCGCGTGGGGGTATCAGGAGGTCGCCCAGCGCTACCGGTCCACCCAGCCCGAGGTGGGGGTATTGGGCCTCAACCTGGCCCTGCAGAACGACGGGAGCGTGCTCGTGAACGCCCTGCAGGTGTACTTCGTGAACGGACTCAATCCTGAGTCGACCGCGCTCGGCATGGAGCGGGCCCAACGGGAGCTGCCGCACGTGGTGCGTCACCTTCGGGAGCGCGTCCCGGGCTTCGAGCAAGCAGAACTCGCGGGTTGGGCCCCGATGCTCTACATCCGGGAGACCCGCCACATCATGGGGCTGTACACCCTTACCGTGGATGATATCCTCTCGGGCCGTCGGTTCGAGGATCGGGTGGCCTTAGCTTCCTATCCCATCGACATTCACCCCTACGTCCCCGGCTGGACAAACCCGTACCCCACCGTGCGCATCGTCTACAGCATCCCCCTGCGATCCCTCATCCCCCAGGAAGTGCGCAACCTCCTGGTGGCCTCCCGATCCTTCTCCGCCACCTCAGAGGCCGCGGGCTCTGCCCGCGTCATCCCCACCACCATGGCCATGGGACAGGCCGCGGGGGTGGTGGCCGCCTTCTGTGCCCGGATCGGGTGCACTCCCGCGGAGGTGGTGCGTCGGCCAGAACTCCTGCGGGAGGTGCAGGCCCTCCTCCGATCGCAGGGCGCGTACCTGGGGGAGTGA
- a CDS encoding nucleoside-diphosphate kinase (catalyzes the formation of nucleoside triphosphate from ATP and nucleoside diphosphate): protein MQNPRAERTLLVVKPDGVQRGLVGEILGRLERAGLKIVGLKMLRASRGLLEQHYPDREDFLRTLGTKTKEAFETYGLDVRERMGTEDLVEIGARVRSWLIEFMASGPVVAAVIEGVHAVSAVRKLVGKTLPIFADPGTIRGDFSTDSPALANLELRPVRNLVHASGTLEEAAHEIGLWFAEEEIHPYRRADEGVL from the coding sequence GTGCAAAACCCCCGAGCGGAGCGAACGCTGCTCGTCGTCAAGCCCGATGGAGTCCAGCGGGGACTGGTGGGCGAGATCCTGGGACGGTTGGAACGAGCGGGCCTCAAGATCGTGGGCCTCAAGATGCTGCGGGCCTCCCGGGGGCTATTGGAGCAGCACTACCCCGACCGGGAGGACTTCCTCCGCACCCTCGGCACAAAAACCAAGGAAGCCTTTGAGACGTACGGGCTCGATGTGCGGGAGCGGATGGGAACCGAGGATCTCGTAGAGATCGGGGCCCGGGTGCGCAGCTGGCTCATCGAATTCATGGCATCCGGTCCCGTGGTGGCCGCGGTGATCGAGGGGGTGCATGCGGTGAGCGCGGTCCGCAAGCTCGTGGGCAAGACCCTCCCCATCTTCGCGGATCCAGGCACCATCCGGGGGGATTTCAGCACGGACTCCCCCGCCCTCGCCAACCTGGAGCTGCGGCCCGTGCGCAACCTCGTGCACGCCTCAGGGACCCTGGAGGAGGCCGCACACGAGATCGGGCTTTGGTTTGCGGAAGAGGAGATCCACCCCTACCGCCGGGCAGACGAGGGAGTTCTTTAA
- a CDS encoding carbon-nitrogen hydrolase family protein — MRFGLAQIRYRWGESRSWEDGTTDNLEKAVEFIRRGGREGARVVCFSEYFLGNVRPMPIPCPITERLSRAAREANVYVICGTTRELLPKPKGARRPPKPRLCSFVISPQGKILSKHYKRVFHPFERGQFDPGPNRPAVIDGIKVGILAGYELLVPEVAHRLVRAGAEMLVVQMTASSELPYQLETMQSAVRTRCMELLLPVLAVGQYGEFYGGVLYQGGSLAYVPELGKVLGKWAPNGARLVTRMGEYENLLPVDINPEITREVRKRFSWTEA, encoded by the coding sequence GTGCGATTCGGGCTGGCTCAAATCCGATACCGGTGGGGCGAGAGCCGGTCCTGGGAGGATGGAACGACGGACAACCTCGAGAAAGCGGTGGAGTTCATCCGGAGGGGAGGGCGGGAGGGGGCCAGGGTGGTGTGCTTTTCCGAGTACTTCCTGGGGAATGTGAGGCCCATGCCCATCCCCTGTCCCATCACCGAGCGGTTGAGCCGGGCTGCACGGGAGGCAAACGTGTATGTGATCTGCGGGACCACCCGGGAGCTTTTGCCGAAGCCCAAGGGAGCCCGCAGGCCCCCGAAACCACGACTCTGCTCCTTTGTGATCTCCCCGCAGGGCAAGATCCTGAGCAAGCACTACAAACGGGTGTTCCACCCCTTCGAACGGGGGCAGTTCGATCCGGGACCCAACCGTCCCGCGGTCATTGACGGCATCAAGGTGGGTATCCTGGCCGGGTATGAGCTCCTGGTGCCCGAGGTGGCCCACCGGCTGGTCCGGGCCGGGGCGGAGATGCTGGTGGTACAGATGACCGCCAGCAGTGAGCTCCCGTATCAACTCGAAACCATGCAGTCCGCGGTGCGCACCCGGTGCATGGAGCTCCTTCTGCCCGTACTGGCGGTGGGACAGTACGGAGAGTTCTACGGAGGTGTGCTGTACCAGGGGGGGAGCCTGGCCTACGTCCCGGAGCTGGGGAAAGTCCTGGGAAAGTGGGCTCCCAACGGCGCGCGTCTGGTGACCCGTATGGGCGAGTACGAGAACCTCCTTCCCGTGGACATCAACCCCGAGATCACCCGGGAGGTCCGCAAGAGGTTCAGCTGGACGGAGGCCTGA
- a CDS encoding Xaa-Pro peptidase family protein, translating into MRTDRLTRLRHRMAELEVDLVVLPPGEDFHYLTGRSPLRDERACFLMVSLDRTLLLVPWLQAGELAQLGVPMFPYADAEGPTRAVREAIRAIGRVRTLAVADDLRADHLLLLQELLPDVRFTLASSLLAPLRMRKEPEEVDALRRSAAAADAGVLAAIRSCRPGVSEHEVAEAAGEAMRRMGAEEVLFTLVASGPNSAFPHHRTSARSLQVGEPVLVDLGGRVRGYCSDLTRMAFLGSPPPAYREVHGIVEEAVRAALEVIRPGAGIAEVDGAARRIIEKAGYGERFVHRTGHGLGLAPHEPPSVTGANPMALEEGMVFTLEPGIYLPGAFGVRLEEAVVVRAGGPEVLSRLPREVFELVG; encoded by the coding sequence ATGCGGACGGATCGCTTGACCCGCCTCCGCCACCGGATGGCGGAGCTGGAGGTCGACTTGGTGGTCCTGCCTCCCGGGGAAGACTTCCACTACCTCACGGGTCGCTCACCCCTCCGGGATGAGCGGGCCTGTTTCCTGATGGTCTCCCTGGACCGGACGCTCTTGCTCGTCCCCTGGCTCCAGGCCGGGGAGCTGGCCCAGCTGGGGGTGCCGATGTTCCCGTACGCGGACGCGGAAGGACCCACCCGGGCTGTGCGGGAGGCCATCCGAGCCATCGGACGGGTGCGAACCCTAGCGGTGGCCGACGACCTCCGGGCAGACCACCTCCTCCTGCTCCAGGAACTCCTGCCGGACGTCCGGTTTACCCTCGCCTCTTCCCTGCTTGCCCCCCTGCGGATGCGCAAGGAACCGGAGGAGGTGGACGCCCTCCGTCGGTCCGCGGCCGCGGCGGATGCGGGGGTACTGGCCGCGATCCGGTCCTGCAGGCCTGGAGTCTCCGAACACGAGGTGGCGGAGGCAGCGGGGGAGGCGATGAGGCGGATGGGTGCGGAGGAGGTACTCTTCACCCTGGTGGCCTCGGGACCGAACTCCGCCTTCCCCCACCACCGCACCTCCGCCCGGTCGCTTCAGGTTGGAGAACCGGTCCTGGTGGATCTGGGTGGCCGGGTGCGAGGGTACTGCTCGGACCTAACCCGCATGGCCTTTCTCGGTTCGCCCCCACCGGCCTATCGGGAGGTGCACGGGATCGTGGAGGAGGCGGTCCGAGCAGCCCTGGAGGTGATCCGGCCGGGAGCCGGGATCGCGGAGGTGGACGGGGCTGCCAGGCGGATCATTGAGAAAGCGGGCTATGGGGAGCGGTTCGTGCACCGTACCGGCCACGGCCTGGGGCTGGCGCCCCACGAACCGCCCTCCGTGACCGGAGCAAACCCCATGGCCCTGGAGGAAGGGATGGTGTTCACCCTGGAGCCCGGGATCTATCTTCCCGGGGCCTTTGGGGTACGGCTCGAGGAGGCCGTGGTGGTACGGGCAGGCGGTCCCGAGGTCCTCAGCCGCCTCCCCCGAGAGGTCTTCGAGCTCGTCGGCTGA
- a CDS encoding BMP family ABC transporter substrate-binding protein, which produces MRRFAWALVVLLVAGLAVGGVAQPRKLKAGWIYVGPIGDYGWTHAHDVGRRIAGKTLPWLETTYVEKVPEGQVEAFIDRLVRAGAKVIFTTSFGYMDGTLSAARRHPDILFAHCSGFKRASNVATYMADFYQVYYLNGLMAGALTRTGKVGYVGAFPIPEVKRHISAFALGVRATNPRATVHVRWIYEWFNPAAAKEATEALIAEGADVFAFTEDSPTVVQVAAQKGLPSFGHYSPMYRFAPQHIVSGQLVHWQKIYIDFLRKVYDGTYTPRNLQNVDYWWLLAEGAVELGAQPGMPVNPVFRPRLEAVKVRVSGIGTVSVYDLVLRRLREMSQSPPAFDPFTGPIYDRNGKLRVPAGRRMTVQELTTMEWAAPGIVGPWPKEPK; this is translated from the coding sequence ATGCGCAGGTTCGCCTGGGCGCTGGTGGTTTTACTGGTGGCCGGGCTCGCCGTGGGCGGCGTCGCCCAGCCGCGGAAACTCAAGGCGGGGTGGATCTACGTGGGGCCCATCGGGGATTACGGGTGGACCCACGCGCACGACGTAGGCCGCCGGATCGCGGGGAAGACCCTCCCGTGGCTGGAGACCACCTATGTGGAGAAGGTGCCCGAAGGCCAGGTGGAGGCGTTCATCGACCGGCTCGTCCGGGCCGGAGCTAAAGTGATCTTCACCACCAGCTTCGGGTACATGGACGGCACCTTGAGTGCGGCGAGGCGCCACCCGGATATCCTCTTCGCGCACTGTTCCGGGTTCAAGCGGGCGTCCAACGTGGCCACCTACATGGCGGACTTCTACCAGGTGTACTACCTCAACGGCCTCATGGCGGGAGCGTTGACCCGCACCGGGAAGGTCGGGTATGTGGGCGCCTTCCCCATCCCGGAGGTGAAGCGGCACATCTCCGCCTTCGCCCTGGGCGTGCGGGCCACAAACCCCCGGGCCACGGTGCACGTACGGTGGATCTACGAGTGGTTCAACCCCGCGGCCGCCAAGGAGGCCACGGAAGCCCTCATCGCGGAAGGCGCGGATGTGTTCGCTTTCACGGAGGACTCGCCCACTGTAGTCCAGGTGGCGGCCCAGAAAGGGCTACCCAGCTTCGGCCACTACTCCCCGATGTACCGGTTCGCACCCCAGCACATCGTGAGCGGGCAGCTGGTGCACTGGCAGAAGATCTACATCGACTTCCTCCGGAAGGTCTACGACGGCACGTACACCCCCCGCAACCTCCAGAACGTGGACTACTGGTGGCTGCTGGCAGAGGGCGCGGTGGAGCTGGGAGCACAACCCGGCATGCCGGTGAATCCCGTGTTCCGACCCAGGCTGGAAGCGGTGAAGGTTCGGGTTTCAGGGATCGGAACCGTCTCCGTGTACGATCTCGTGCTCCGGCGGCTTCGGGAGATGTCCCAGTCCCCGCCTGCCTTTGACCCCTTCACCGGTCCCATCTACGACCGAAACGGGAAGCTGCGGGTACCTGCAGGCCGACGCATGACCGTGCAGGAGCTGACCACCATGGAGTGGGCCGCGCCGGGCATCGTGGGTCCGTGGCCCAAGGAGCCGAAGTAA
- the nth gene encoding endonuclease III, protein MPVRKAALPRETPEQQARRVRRIREVLQRLYPDPQIPLHHRSPFELLIATILSARCTDEMVNRVTPQLFARFPTPHALARADLREVERLVRPTGFYRQKARTIQATSRALVDLCQGEVPPRMEELVKLPGVGRKTANVLFSAAEIEGWPGWPGIPQADGSGIVVDTHVARLSQRLGLSAQTDPEKIERDLMALVPPQEWGRFALRLILFGRQVCTARAPKCATCPLREVCPSAPYAGNPPWMRKDPR, encoded by the coding sequence ATGCCTGTACGCAAAGCCGCCCTGCCCCGGGAGACCCCTGAGCAGCAGGCCCGGCGCGTGCGGAGAATCCGGGAGGTTCTCCAGCGCCTCTACCCGGATCCCCAAATCCCCCTTCACCACCGCTCACCCTTCGAACTGCTGATCGCCACCATTCTCTCTGCCCGGTGCACGGACGAGATGGTGAACCGGGTGACTCCCCAGCTTTTTGCCCGTTTCCCCACGCCGCATGCCCTCGCCCGGGCGGACCTCCGGGAGGTGGAACGGCTCGTCCGGCCTACGGGGTTCTACCGGCAGAAAGCCCGGACCATCCAGGCCACGAGCCGGGCTCTGGTGGACCTGTGTCAGGGGGAGGTGCCGCCCCGGATGGAGGAACTGGTGAAGCTTCCCGGGGTGGGGCGGAAGACCGCGAACGTCCTCTTCTCCGCCGCGGAGATCGAGGGCTGGCCCGGCTGGCCTGGGATCCCCCAGGCGGATGGATCCGGCATCGTGGTGGACACCCACGTGGCCCGTCTGAGCCAGCGTCTGGGCCTAAGCGCCCAGACGGACCCGGAGAAGATCGAGCGGGATCTTATGGCCCTGGTACCGCCACAGGAGTGGGGGAGGTTCGCCCTCCGCCTCATCCTCTTCGGCCGGCAGGTGTGCACGGCCCGGGCTCCGAAGTGCGCCACCTGTCCCCTGCGGGAGGTGTGTCCCTCGGCCCCGTACGCCGGAAACCCGCCGTGGATGCGCAAAGACCCCCGGTAA